The following coding sequences are from one Bradyrhizobium sp. 200 window:
- a CDS encoding GNAT family N-acetyltransferase has protein sequence MAAIEPIGILELGVDDAQAGLVLSTEAGWNQNEADWRFFLSRGVVFGVRDGIRLVATAALLPYSAGNAWISMVLVTADFRRRGIATKLVDACLDVAKRRGLTTWLDATPAGTSVYGPLGFIPTLQLRRLRLTKPQEANATRQLSAGHLEVLVVRDASAMGFDRSTLLSEFAARSGSRVASDAQAMALIRDGRTARHIGPLLADRTDQALALIDAIISSETGPWLIDAVHAHDEFLNGLVRSGWNIERPFQRMRFGPATVSPAQLPFAVAGPEFG, from the coding sequence ATGGCCGCTATTGAGCCTATCGGCATTCTCGAACTCGGCGTTGACGATGCGCAGGCAGGGCTTGTGCTGTCCACTGAGGCGGGCTGGAACCAGAACGAGGCCGACTGGCGATTTTTCCTGAGTAGGGGCGTCGTGTTCGGCGTGCGGGACGGCATCCGGCTGGTCGCAACCGCGGCGCTGCTGCCCTACTCGGCGGGTAATGCCTGGATCAGCATGGTGCTGGTGACTGCGGACTTTCGCCGCCGCGGCATTGCGACCAAGCTCGTCGATGCCTGCCTCGATGTGGCGAAACGGCGCGGCCTGACGACCTGGCTGGATGCGACGCCGGCCGGTACCTCCGTCTACGGTCCACTCGGCTTCATCCCGACGCTGCAATTACGGCGGCTGCGGCTGACAAAGCCCCAAGAAGCCAATGCGACACGGCAGCTTTCGGCCGGCCACCTCGAGGTCCTGGTCGTGCGCGATGCCAGCGCCATGGGGTTCGACCGCAGCACGTTGCTGTCCGAATTCGCCGCGCGGTCCGGCTCCCGCGTTGCGTCCGATGCCCAGGCGATGGCCCTGATCCGGGATGGACGCACTGCACGGCATATCGGTCCGCTGTTGGCCGATCGTACCGATCAAGCACTGGCCTTGATTGATGCCATCATTAGCTCCGAGACCGGGCCCTGGCTGATCGACGCCGTTCACGCGCACGACGAATTTCTGAACGGCCTTGTCCGGTCGGGCTGGAACATCGAGCGGCCGTTTCAGCGTATGCGCTTCGGCCCTGCGACAGTCTCGCCCGCGCAACTGCCGTTCGCCGTCGCCGGACCGGAATTTGGATAG
- a CDS encoding dihydrodipicolinate synthase family protein, producing the protein MHHSEIKADIRKLIADGTVLPAHPLALDASRALDVRHQRTLTRYYLDAGAGGLAVGVHTTQFAIRDVGLYRPVLELAAETAASWTKRPVAMVAGLAGQTQQAMAEAQTAVGIGYHAGLLSLAAMKSASEDEIIAHCEAVAREIPLVGFYLQPAVGGVILSADFWRRFAAIDNVIAIKIAPFNRYRTLDVLRGVAAAGALDRVALYTGNDDHILLDLTLPFDLRDKGVTTRAYFKGGLLGHWSVWTASAIKQFERCKAARGKDAVPADLLALDARVTDCNSAFFDVANNFHGCIAGCHEILRRQGLMQGLWCLDPTEGLSPGQMQQIDRVCREHADLSDDAFVKANLQKWLA; encoded by the coding sequence ATGCACCATAGCGAGATCAAGGCCGACATTCGCAAGCTGATCGCCGACGGCACGGTGCTCCCTGCGCATCCACTCGCGCTCGATGCCAGCCGCGCACTCGATGTCCGGCATCAACGCACCTTGACGCGCTATTATCTCGATGCCGGCGCCGGAGGACTGGCCGTCGGCGTACACACCACGCAGTTCGCCATCCGCGACGTCGGCCTGTACCGGCCGGTGCTGGAGTTGGCGGCCGAGACCGCGGCCTCATGGACCAAGCGGCCGGTCGCGATGGTCGCGGGACTGGCCGGCCAGACCCAACAAGCCATGGCAGAAGCTCAAACCGCTGTTGGCATCGGCTACCACGCCGGCCTGCTCAGCCTCGCGGCGATGAAATCGGCTTCCGAGGACGAAATCATCGCCCATTGCGAGGCTGTGGCGCGGGAAATTCCGCTGGTCGGATTCTACCTGCAGCCGGCCGTCGGCGGCGTCATCCTCAGCGCCGATTTCTGGCGCCGTTTTGCCGCCATCGACAATGTCATCGCCATCAAGATCGCGCCGTTCAACCGCTACCGGACGCTCGATGTGCTGCGCGGGGTGGCGGCTGCCGGCGCGCTCGACCGCGTCGCGCTCTATACCGGCAATGACGATCACATTCTGCTCGACCTCACCCTCCCCTTCGACCTGCGCGACAAGGGCGTCACCACCCGCGCCTACTTCAAGGGCGGCCTGCTCGGGCACTGGTCGGTCTGGACCGCGAGCGCGATCAAGCAGTTCGAGAGGTGCAAGGCGGCACGCGGCAAGGACGCCGTGCCGGCCGATCTCCTGGCGCTCGATGCCCGCGTCACCGATTGCAACAGCGCGTTCTTCGATGTCGCCAATAATTTCCACGGTTGCATCGCAGGTTGCCATGAAATTCTGCGGCGGCAGGGATTGATGCAGGGCCTCTGGTGCCTCGATCCCACCGAGGGGCTCAGCCCCGGCCAGATGCAACAGATCGATCGCGTCTGCCGCGAGCACGCCGACCTTTCCGACGACGCCTTCGTGAAAGCGAACTTGCAGAAATGGCTGGCATGA
- a CDS encoding ABC transporter ATP-binding protein, with the protein MAGMSADEPFISLQNVRKVYRSKGAEFLAVSDVTMDVKEGELISLVGPSGCGKTTVLKILAGLHEADGGTIKIGNSKTPFDPARDIGMVFQQALLLKWRTILDNVLLPAEIVGLPMKAARSRARDLLNLVGLAGYEDKYPQQLSGGMQQRTAIARALIHDPKLILMDEPFGALDALTREQMNLEMLRIWRESGKTILFVTHSIQEAVFLASHCAVLTAGPARMAEYFPIELPFPRDLPIKTTDEFGTYARRIYASLGLSSD; encoded by the coding sequence ATGGCTGGCATGAGCGCCGACGAGCCCTTCATCAGCCTGCAGAACGTCCGCAAGGTATATCGTTCCAAGGGCGCGGAATTCCTCGCCGTCTCCGACGTCACCATGGACGTGAAGGAAGGCGAGCTGATTTCGCTGGTCGGCCCGTCCGGCTGCGGCAAGACCACCGTGCTGAAGATCCTGGCCGGGTTGCATGAGGCCGATGGTGGCACCATCAAAATCGGTAATTCGAAAACACCATTCGACCCCGCCCGCGATATTGGCATGGTGTTCCAGCAAGCGCTGCTGCTGAAATGGCGAACCATTTTGGACAACGTGCTGCTGCCGGCCGAAATCGTCGGCCTGCCGATGAAAGCTGCAAGGAGCCGCGCCCGCGATCTGCTCAATCTGGTTGGCCTCGCCGGCTACGAGGACAAATATCCGCAGCAATTGTCCGGCGGCATGCAGCAGCGCACGGCGATTGCGCGCGCGCTCATCCATGACCCAAAGCTGATCCTGATGGACGAGCCATTCGGCGCGCTCGACGCGCTGACCCGCGAACAGATGAACCTCGAAATGCTGCGGATCTGGCGCGAGAGCGGCAAGACCATCCTGTTCGTGACGCACAGTATTCAGGAAGCCGTCTTCCTCGCCTCGCATTGCGCCGTGCTGACGGCCGGCCCGGCGCGCATGGCAGAATATTTCCCGATCGAGCTGCCGTTCCCGCGGGACTTGCCGATCAAAACCACCGACGAATTCGGCACCTATGCGCGACGGATTTATGCGAGCCTGGGATTGA